The sequence AAAGAAAGAGTTCAAGTCTATTTTGTTTTAAACTTATGAAAAGATAGGCTGACCGCTCCTTCCCCGCTGGGGCAGGTCCAAACCTTCCGTACCGGCGACAGCGGCTATTATAATCCGTGCTGTTTACGTTTTCCTGCATGATCCGCAGTAGAGCCTCTTTTATCATTATTTATCGCAAAATACTTGCATCGTTTATAATTTTCTTCTTTATCTATTTTTCTAAAAGTACTACAATATAAGTAGATATCAACATGTTTCTATGAAAGAGAGGTGGGCAAAAATCTCAATATTGACTGATTTTACGAAACAAAATGCCCGCCGGCATATGGTAAGAAAAACATTTAAATATTCAAAGGATTCATTTGAAAACCCTATATTCCAGTGCTATAATGTGTAAGCGTGATTAATATTATAAACTAAATATAAATTCACATATTTGTTCAGTAAGATGATTAATATTCCCCAATCGGTATATGATTTCAATGAAGCTTTCGCTTTCAACGAAAACCGAGCACAGTATCATGAAAGGAAATGATTGGCTTTGTATCAAAACACGTATACTCTGCAGGACATCGACGAACTTTCCGGATGCATCAAAGCATTCCAGGAAGCTCACCCATCTCCTGCACCCTATCTTTCCATCTCGATTTTCACACACTGGAACGATCCCGCGCTGATCCAGGCAATGACAGACGGGCTTTCAAAAGCATTTCCCAGAGCCGCTATCGCAGGGCTCACGACCGCAGGCGGCATAGAAGACGGACAAATGAATACGGGAAAGACCATCCTTTCATTCATGGCCTTTGACGAAAGTCCTGTCGAAGTGCTGCACTATGATATGAAAGACATGAGCATCAAAGATGCGGCTGAGAAGTGCTTTGAAGTCTGCAAGAACATGAAGGACCTTCGCGCTGTGGAAATCCTGGAAACCCAGCTTACGGGCAATGTAGAGCCCTTCCTGGACGCTATTTCAGCACTCCCGCCTTCCGTTTCTGTTTTCGGCGGCGGCGCTGACACGGATGATCTCAATCAGCCATCCTATATCTTTGATAAAGAAGCCATCATGAATGAAGGATTCGTCATCGTGCTCTTCAGAGGCACCGTCGAAGTCCTCACGCGTTCGGTACTCGGCTGGCAGCCGCTCGGCCGTCAGGTCACGATTACCGCCATGGACGGCAATATGGTCATCAAGGAACTCGACCATCGCCCTGCCGTCAACTTCTATGAAAAATATCTGAAGATCGACCCTTCCGTCGATTTCGACAAGAAGACACTGAGCTTCCCGCTCGTCGTCGAAAAAGACGGCGTCGAACTCGCCCGCCTTCCGATGAGCTGCCGCAAAGACGGCTCCCTCGTATTCAATATCGCCCTCCACGTCGGAGACAAGCTCCGCATGGCATACGGCGATCCGAATGAAATCATCAATGGCAGCCGCAGAGTCCTAGGCCGCATCCGCGACTTCGGACCACAGGGCATGCTCCTCTTCTCCTGCGTCGTCAGAAGGTACTACCTGAAAGATGACGTCAACCAGATCCTGAGCGCCTACGAAAGAATCACACCTGCTGCCGGTGGTTACACCAGAGGCGAGATCGACCGCATCGAAGGCCACGTTTACACCATGAACATGAACCTTGTCTCTGCTGCCTTCCGTGAAGAAACAAAGGACTACCAGAGAACCATCGCAGAAATCTCCAATGACCCGTCGCACATCGAGAATGACCCGGCATTGAACCTCGATGATTCCCTCTCCACCGTTCAGCGCCTTGCCTCCTTCATCACCGTCACATCCAAGGAACTGTCCGACGCCTACCAGAAGCTTGCCTTCGTAGCCGGCCACGACAGCCTGACAGACCTTTTGAACAGAGGCCGCATCGAATGGGTCCTCCGTCATCTCATCGAAGACACAAACAAGACGCACCACACATTCTCAGCCATCATGATTGATATCGACTCCTTCAAGCACATCAACGACACCTACGGACATGGCGTCGGCGACGAAGTCCTCATCCGCCTTGCCGACATCATGAAAAACGGCGTCCGCCCGACCGATTATGCCGGCCGCTGGGGCGGCGACGAATTCGTCATTCTCCTGCCGGATACAGACATCGACCAGTCCGAAAAAGTAGCCGACCGCATGAGAAGAAACTTCGCAGAAGCAGACATCCTGCCAGACGGCAAGACAGTCACCGCAAGCTTCGGTGTCACCACCTCCTACGAAGGAGAAACACTCGAAAGCTTCTACAGAAGAATGGACAGCGCCCTCTACACCGCAAAAGGCGCAGGGAAAAACCAGGTCATCCTCCTGAGAAGCGAGAAGTCCACCAATAAATAATTGAATAGGAAATAGAAAAGAGCAGCTCTGAAAAGGGCTGCTCTTTTTATGTGGAAAAAATATTGCGTACTATGTAATTAATATAGCATAAATAAGAAAGAGTATACGGAAGAAATTTTAATGTTAGAAAGGAGAAAATTATGGCTGACTTTACGCCCATCAACAGAGAAATGAAAGAACGTGCCAAGGCGCAGAGGAAAACAATGACAGGAATGGAATCCAATCTTTGGTTCAGGTTCCTCAGGAAGCATCAGCCCCGCTTCAGAAGGAAATTTGTGATTGGAAATTATATTGCTGACTTCTACTGCTCCAAAGCGAAGCTCATCATAGAAGTAGAGAGCAAAAGCCGGCATTCTGATCTCGGATTGTCGTACGAAAAGTGGAATCAGCGTAAAAGCGAACTTCAGAGCAACGGCGTTCTCAGGTATTCTGAAGCTGATATCTTCTTCAATTTTGACGGTGTATGCAAACACATTGAAAGCATAACGACTGAGCGATTGAAGGAATTCGGACATGAAGCTGTCATTTCAGAATCCCAGTAACAAAGACCAGAATATCAAAAAAGCTGTGCAAAATGATTTCTCATCTTGCACAGCTTTTTATATGACAGCTTGACTCAAGAACTGAAAGGATTACCAGTTTCTGAATTTAGCCGGCGGATCATAGAGTCCGCCAGACCAGTCAACGAGGTCCTTCATGTTCTTAGCAGCCAGGAGGTCTCTGGTTGCTTCAGCCGGGTTGACACCGAGGTCTTCCGGAAGTTTTACGATGCCTTCCTTGCGAAGTTTCTTGGTGATTTCCGGATCTTCGAGTTTGCCTACTTCTGTCTTGCCTGCTACAGCGCGGATAGCGTTCATTCTTTCTTCCATGTTGTGGCACTTGTGGAGGTAAGCGATACCTACTTCGGATACGATGTGGGTCAGGTCATCAGAGTAGATCATGATTGGTTCCAGATCCAGGTTTGCGTTCTTCTGCAGAGCTACAGCATCAAGCTGATCTACGAAGCCCGGGAAGCCTTTTTCGGAAACGGTGGTGATCATCTGAACAACGAGTTTCTTGCCGCGGTTTCTGTCGCCCATGAGTTCATAGCGGTTAGCTACTTCTTCGCCGGCTTTCTTCCAAGCTTCGGTTACATGACGACGGCCTTTAGCATCGCAGCCCATGTTCGGAGCGCCGCCGAAGCCTGCTACGTTGTTCTTTGTAGCGGTGGAGCTGTTGCCGAAGCGGTCGATCTGCATGGTGGAGCCGATGAACATATCAGCTGCATAGTGGCCAGCTGCCTGTGCGAATGCACGGTTGGAACGCATGGTGCCGTCCGGTCCGATAGCGAAGATGTCGGAACGAGCTTTGATGTATTCTTCCATACCTACTTCAGAACCGAAGGAGTAGATAGCCTGTGCCCAGCCAGTTTCGATAGCCGGAATCAGGGTCGGATGCGGATTCAGTACCCAGTGGGTGCAGATCTTGCCGCGCAGGCCGAGATTTTCAGCGAAGGTCGGGAGAATCAGTTCTACAGCAGCGGTATCAAAGCCTACGCCGTGGTTCAGAACCTTTACGCCGTATTCAGCATAGATGCCTTTGATAGCCATCATAGCTTTGAGGATACGTTCGTTAGTGATCTTAGCCGGGTCACGGGTGAACAGCGGGTTCAGCATGTAAGGAGTCGGGCTTTCGATGACATAGTCAACCCAGTCAGCCGGGATGTCGACTCTTGGCAGCTTGTCAACAATCTTGTTGACCTGGAAAATTACGATGCCCTGGTTGAATTTGGTTGCTTCAACGATAGCTGGTGTATCTTCAGTGGAGAAACCGGTGTAGATGTTGCCTTCAGCATCAGCTGCATCAGCGGTAACGAGGGAAACTCTCGGTACCAGGTCGATGAAGTAGCGGGAGTACATTTCCAGATAAGTATGGATAGCGCCGAGTTCTACGCCGCCGTTCTGTACCATCTGAGCCAGACGTTTGCCCTGGCTTCCTGCATATGCGAAATCAAGTTTGTGAGCGATGCCCTTTTCGAAAACATCGAGATGTTCCGGAATGGACAGGGTGGACTGGATCATATGGAGGTCATGAATCTTGGTCGGATCTACTGCGCACAGCTGTTTTGCGAGGAAATCAGCCTGTTTCTGGTTGTCGCCTTCGATATTGACCTTGTCGCCTGGACGGAGTACAGCTTCGAGGAGTTTTACAGTGTCTTCAGCAGCAACGATCTTGCCTTTAGCGTAAGCGGAACCATCTTTCAGTCTTGCAGCGGTATCTTCGCCTCTGGTGTTCCAGTTTTTCGTGCTTGGTTTGATTTCTAACATCTTCTCAATCCTTTCTATACACAATAAACATAAAAACAAATGAATGACAGGTCTTTCATTGCTCCCGCCCCTTATTATTATAGTACAGCTCTTACGCCGCTTCTGTAAAAGTTACGTCAGATGGCGCATGAGTTAACCAAAGGTCCGGCGCGGGAGCAGCGTCAGACCTCTGTTAAATCACATGGTTTGTTCGGATTAACCGAAGATCATCTGTGTCAGGAAATAGAATACAGATGGGAAGAGCAGGCAGCCCAGGCCGGTGTAGAATGTTGCTGTCATAGCTGCGTATGGAACGAGCTTCGGATCAACAGCAGCCATACCAGCAGCGGTGCCGGAAGTGGTGCCCATGATGCCGCCGAATGCCATAGCAGACTGCGGGTTGTCAAGGCCGAGAACCTTAGCAACGAACGGAGTTACGACCATAACGAGTACGGACTTAACAACGCCAGCTGCGATGGAAATAGCGATAACTTCAGAAGAAGCGCCGAGTGCTGCGCCGGTAACAGGTCCTACAACGAATGTTGCAATGCCTGCGCCGATGGTTACCAGATCGATTGGATCAGTGTATCCCATTGGATAAGCAACAGCGAAGCCTGCGAGCAGGCAGATGAATTCACCGATGAACAGGGACAGAACGCCTCTTACACCGATTTTTTTGATTTCTGCCAGGTCAGCACCGAATGCGGTGGAAACGATAGCGAAATCTCTGAACATAGCGCCGCCTACGAGGCCCATGCCTGCGAAGAGCGGAACGTCAGCGATACCTTTGTGGCCTCCGGTTGTTACACCGCCGATATAAGCGAGAACCAGACCGAAGAAAATAGCGATAGCACTGCCGTGGATACGGCCATGAGTCAACTTCCCGATTTTGTAAGCGAAATACATGATGATACCAAGAAGCATAAACGAGAAGACCATGCCGTTTGAATTGAACAGTTTTGTTGCAATAGCTACAATATCCATGTTGTTACCTCCTTTTCTTTTCTAGAATTATTTCTTGTCTTCCGGTTTAGCTGCAGATACTTCTGCGGATGGCTGTTTCTTAGCCAGTACCGGAATCAGGAGGAAGCCAACTGCTACTGCCAGAATGCCGCCTGCTGCTGCGACTACGCCGCCGCTCAGTGCAGCTGCTACGTTCTGGATGGAGCTCATTGCTACGACGATCGGAATGTACATAGCGGACCAGAATTTGATACCCTGTTCTTCCGGTTCCTTCATGAGACCCTTCTTCTGTGCCCAGCTGGAGATGATGATCAGGAACAACATAGCGAAACCTACGCCGCCGATGTTAGCCTTGACCCCCAGAACAACGCCCAGCATGTCGCCGATCAGGTTGCCTACCATGAAGCAGCCTGCCAGAAGAGCAACACCATAAATAATCATGAAAATCCCTTCCTTTCTTTACTCGTACAGTTTTTCTGTACATGAATTTACTCTATAACAGCCTTCTCTTCCCAGAAGGCTACGAGCCAGAATTGATTCACCCCTTTCAGGAAATCCGCCACTCGCGCATCACCTGAAAGATTTGGTATAATGGTAGTAATATATGCGCATAAGACACAGATATTCCGTTGAATTTCATCGGTTACAGTATATAGGAAATGTAAAGTCACTTCTCTATTTTTTCGATAAGATGCACTTAGAAAAGGGTAAGATGCAGGACCGGTAAGATGCAGATATTCGCAGATGAGATGCATTTATATGATAATTTCATCATCGATCAACCACTTATAGAAAAATCTGTATTGACCGAAACTTCTTGAGAAAGTGGTTATTAATCCTATTTTGTAATACATGTTGAATAATCTATGGTTCTTTGCACATACATAAGGTATTTATTATAATATACTTATTTTCCGGGAATGCTTTTTTCATGCTCTTTCGGGAAAAGACAATGCATCCACTTCCTTGATTTCGTATTTGAGGTGACACCATGGAACCTAATTGGATCATAGGGATCCAGCATGTCTGGTTTGGCATATCCTTATTCCTGCTGCTTCTTCTCATGATCTGCCGCACCACATTCTTCAGGCAGGCCATCACGGCGAAAGAATTCACCAGGCAGCAAATAGGAATTTTCATCATACTCTTCTCCGTCATAGGTCTCTGCGGGACATACTGGAACGTCAGAGCCGGAGGCGGCATCATCAATTTCAGAGCCGTCGGCATCCTTCTTGGCGGCTTCGTCGGAGGACCGATTGTCGGGACAGCCGTCGGCACGATCGTCGGCATCCACCGCGCCTTCTTCATCAATACAGACTCTGCCTTCATCCATGGTGGACTTTCCATCATCCAGGGCATCGCGGCAGGATTCCTCTCCTACCGTTTGAAGAACCACTTCCATAACCTCTGGTTCTGGTCCTTCCTCTACTCATTCATCCTGGAATTCCTCTTCTGGATATTCTTCGCTTTCCTCACCTGGCCGACAACGACAACGTACCCGGTGAACTTCTTCCACCTGTCGCTCCCGATCATTGCGACAAACACGATCGCTGTCAGCATCTTCTACCTTGCTATGGAATTCTTCATCCACCAGAGAGACTCCGAAAAGACACAGACGACCAAGAGCACCTTCAATGCCGTCATCACCCTTTTCTCCACGCTCCACGACGGATTCAAATCCTTCTCCGTGGCGCGCGTCACGGAAATCATGACGACATCACTCCCCACACTCATCTGGGCCGCCATCTTATATAATGATCAGATTTATACAAGAACCAACTATAAAGACGACGCCGACAAGAACCAGGGCGATGCGGAAATCGCGATACTGAAACTGCAGCACTCACTTCCTGATCTTCCCCACCTCATTACCCTTCCCGTCAAGTACAAGGGCAAAGTCGTCGGCTCCATCTTCGCCGCCAAATCCAAAGGCGACACCTTCACCAAGACAGGCACCGAATTCCTTCACGGCATCTGTCACATCCTCGAATCCATTTACGAATCCGAGAAACTCAAGGAAGAAGAAAACCTTCTGGCCGAAGCGGAAATCCGTGCCCTCCAGGCGCAGATCAATCCGCACTTCCTCTACAACACATTAAATACCATTTCCTACTATATACGAAGCGACCCGGAAACAGCCAGAAAGCTCATCCAGTACCTCTCCGACTACTTCCGCCACAGCCTTAACAACCCTTCAAAGCTCATCCCCTTATCCGAAGAACTCCACGTCATCGAGTGCTACACGGAACTTGAAAGAGCCCGCTTCGGCGACAGGCTCCAGATCGAGTACGACTTCCCGAAAGACAAGCTCGACGACATCATGGTCCCGCCCCTTCTCCTTCAGCCCCTCGTAGAAAACGCCGTCGTCCACGGCATCTTCAAACGGCCTGAAGGCGGCCAGATCAAAGCAGGCCTCATCGAGCACAAAGACCACTACAAGATCTACGTCTACGACACAGGCGTCGGCATCGCAAGAGCCAAGAGAAAAAGACTCCTGCGCGATCACAAGCGCCGCGACCACATCGGACTCATCAACGTCCATCAGCGCCTCATGTCCCTCTTCGGAGAAAGAAGCGGCCTCCACATCATCAGCCGCGAAGGGAGAGGCACACTCGTCTTCACAAACATCCCGAAAGTCACCGCTGAAGAAGAAAAAGGAGCCTTTGAACCATGCAAGACATACGCGTACTGGTAGCTGACGATGAAATTCCTGCCAGAGGAGAACTGAAATACGAACTCGCCACCATCCCCGGCGTGCAGATTGTCGGAGAATGCAAAAACGGAAAAGAAGTCCTCGACTTCCTGAACGTCCACCCGAACGTCGACATCCTCTTCCTTGACATCGAAATGCCCTTCATGAACGGACTTGAATGCGCCAAGGAAATCCAGAAAAGAGACTACCCGGTGAAAATCGTCTTCGCCACAGGCTACAGCCAGTTCGCCGTCCAGGCCTTCGACCTCGAAGCCTTCGACTACATCCTGAAACCCTATGACGAAAAACGCATCCAGAGAACCATCAAACGATACGCCGACGGCATAGAACTCAGAGAAAACCACCGCTCCCCGGGAGAAATCATCAACACCTCCCAGCGCATCTCCCTCCAGACCAAAGACAAGACAGTCATGATCTCCCCTTCCAAGGAAATCGTCATCATCTCCACAGAAAAATCCGACCGCTCCCTCTTCTACACCACCAGCGGCATCATCGAATCCAGAATGACCCTCCGTGACGCCGAACAGCTCCTCGCCCCCCACGGCTTCTTCCGCACACACAAAGGCTACATCGTCAACCTCTCCATGATCCAGGAACTCGAAAGCCAGGACAACGGCACCCTCCTCCTCACCATGAACTACTTCCCCAAGGAAAAAGTTCCGGTATCGAGGCACTACATCAAAGACTTCAAGAATACACTGCATATATCTTAAAAAATACTGAAAAAACCTCCGGACAAGAGCCGGAGGTTTTTGTATGGGGGGAATTGCGGAAACCATAAGACCGAACGCTGCTCCCGCACCACCGATAAAAACCAAGGTACGCCTTCTGTTTAAAAAAGATAAGAAAGAAGGCTGTTTCCTATCACACCATACAACCGCGGCGGAGCGCGAAGAGGAAAAGCAAAACCATAAAACCTCGCTGCGCTCGAGGAAATGCGGTCTCAGGGCCGTAGGCCGGTTTTAACCTTGCTCCGGGAGGAGAAGGTGGTGCGGATTTGTTAATACAGACAAATAAATATCATAAAAAATCTAATCGTACTTTAATCTTAATCATGCAGCCATTGGAGCTGCGTTGAATACTTCCATTGGAGCTAAAAGATGTAATTTGCGCTGAATGCGTTTGTTGTTGTAGAAGTAGATGTAGCCGTTGATCATGCTTACCACTGCTTTACGGCTGGTGAATTTACGTGTGTAGTAACGTTCGCGCTTCAGCATTCCCCAGAACCCTTCCATCAGACCGTTGTCTGCACAGCAGCCTACACGGGACATGCTGTGAACCAGTCCTGCTTTTTCAACAATCTTATGGAATCCGTTGCTTGTATACTGGAATCCGCGGTCGGTATGAATCATTGGATGTTCTCCAGGATTCTCTTTAAGTGCCTTTTCCATTGTCTCAAAAGCCAGTGCAGTATTGTTCCTGTCGCCGATGACATAAGAGACAATCCGGCGATCATGGCCGTCAATAATCGCGCTTAAATATAACTTGTGCAAAACTCCATCAGCAGTTGTGTACTTGAATTCAGTGACATCCGTCATCCATCTTGCATTGGACACGCCGGCATCAAAGTCACGGTTCAGCAGGTTTTCAAAAATGTACTTTGGATCCTTTGCGTTACGAGTGCAACCATCGGTCTTGTACTTGATCACGGACTTAATATTAAGTATCCGCATGATACGAAGAACCAGACTGTCGCTTACATTTATATTGATGTTGTCATCCTTCTTGATCCAATCGTTAATCCGGCGGTATCCCATATCCGGATATTCCTGATGGGTTTTCATGACCTCCTGTGCGACCTTTTCTCTCAGCAGTTCACGGCCGCTCTTAATATGATTCAGCCATCCGTAATAAGCTGCCCGGGAGACCTTTGAGAGTCGGCAGAGACTTTCTATGGAGATGTTGGTTTCTTCATGGACTTCTTTTATGGCTTTAAAATCTCTGAGAAGGTGAGTAAGGCTGAATCCTTCGAGGAACGCAACCTTTCCTCTATCTCCATCTTTTTTTTTAGCAGGGCAATCTCTGCTATAAGATCCTTCTGTTCTTCAAGAAGTCTGGCATTCTCCTGACGCAGCTGTTCTTCTTCGGTCCGGGGCGTTTGGAGCCTGATCGGCTTTCCTCTGTAATCCTCAAGACCAACTTCGCCCATTTCCTTGAACTTTTTTACCCATGTGTAGAGCGTTTGGTAGGACATGTTGTACTTCTTGGCTATCTTGTTATAATCGCATCCACTGGCGATGCACTCCTGAACGATTCTGACTCGCTCTTCCTTGACCGATTGCTGGCGTTTGCCCATAAGATCTCCTCCTTCAGAAACGAGGTCTGTCAACTTATGCTCATTATACGCCTCAATCCATGTTTTAAGGGAGAGTGTGCCGGAAATTCTGTATTTGGCACAGACGGAAAGCATGGAAACACCGCCTTTAAGATATTCCTTTACGGCCTGGATCTTCATCTGATTGGAGTAGTAAGACAAATGCTGCCTGGGCCGCAATCCCTTAAAGCCCTCCTCTTTATACCGGAGGACCCATTTCCTGAATGTTATGCGGCTCATATGAAGATTTTCAGCTGCCTGGGTAATCGTAACACCCTGATAGAGATATGAAGCAATCTGGTCTAACATTTCCTCCGGGGACGCTTTGGTTTTACATGGCATAAGAATGACCTCCTAATATATTTATGATATTATTCTGTCTTTCTTGTTGAATCATACCAAAGGTGGCGCCGGAGGCGACGGATGAGTTGCATTTCCTTCAGCCGAAGGCTGGTCGTATTGTTTGTTATATAGAACCCATAAAACCTCGCTATGCTCGAGAAAACACAAAAAGGAGGTCCTCGATGGATCTCCTTTTTGCATTTCATATTATTTTTGAAAACTTCCCTATTCCCCCAGTACAGCTTCGACGGCTTCTTTGCAGAGTGCTACGCCTTTGTCGAGGTCTCCTCTGGAGATATTAAGCGGCGGGTTGAAGTAGATGACGTCGCCCATCGGACGCAGGACCAGGCCTTTGGCCATGGCTTTGCGGAAGACGTGCCAGCCGATTCTCTTTTCGGAGGGGAAGGCTTTCTTGGTGGCGGGGTCTTCTACAAGTTCGATGGCGTTGATGAGGCCGATGTGACGGATTTCACCTACGTTCTTGTGATGGCCGAGTGCTTTCATAAGTTCTTCGTGGAGGTACTTGCCGTCTTCGTTGACTTTGTCCAGGATATGGTCGCGTTTCATGATTTTCAGGACTTCGAGGGCAATGGCGCAGCCCATCGGGTTTCCTGCGTAGGTGTGGCTGTGGACGAAGGCTTTGTGGGTGCCGTAGTCATCGTAGAAGGCGTCGTAGACTTTGTCGGTGGTGACGGTGATGGACATCGGCATGTAGCCTGCGGTGAGGCCTTTGGATGTGCAGAGGATGTCCGGGCTGATGCCTGCGTGTTCGATGGCAAAGAGTTTGCCTGTCCTGCCAAAGCCAGCCGCGATTTCGTCGTCGATCAAGAGGACGCCGTACTTGTCGCAGAGGGCGCGGAGTTTTGTCAGATAGGCCGGCGGGTACATTCTCATGCCGGCTGCGCCCTGGAGGACTGGTTCCACGATGCAGGCTGCGGTTTCCTTGCCAAATTTTTCGAAGGCTTCTTCTGCGCTTTCGAAGCATTCGATATGACACGTCTCTCTTGTCTTGCCGTACGGGCAGCGGTAGCAGTCAAGACCTTTGAAATGGATATTGTCCATCAGGAGCGGATGGAAGATGCCTGCATAGTCGTCCATGGAGCCGACGGAAAGGGCGCCGATGGTTTCGCCATGGTAGGAGGAGTCAAGGCACATGAATTTCTGTCTTTCCGGATGGCCGGTCTGGTTATGGTACTGGTATGCCATCTTCATAGCAGCTTCGACAGCGGAGGATCCATTGTCGTGGTAGGTGAATTTCGTGAGGCCCTTCGGCAAAAGCTCAGCAAGCTCGCGGGAGAGCTCGATGGCCGGCTTGTGGGAGAAGTTCGTGAAGATGACGTGCTCAAGTGTGTCGATCTGGCGCTTCAGCGCTTCATTGATTTCCGGGTTGCAGTGGCCGAGAAGGTTGCACCACCAGGAAGAAATGATATCGAGGTAAGGCTTGCCTTCGGTGTCATAGAGGTAGACGCCCTTGGCATGGTCGATGACGACCGGAGGAAATACTTCGTTATCCTTCATCTGCATAGCGGGATGCCAGATATATTTTTTGTCTTCTGCCTGCCAGTCAATTTTTTCAGTCATTTGGATCTCCTTTTCCTTTTCATAAGCGGTGTACGGCCGCCGGATATTTACGCTTCGTCGAAGCAGTCTGCAAGTACCTTCGGATCGCAGGTAAGGATCTCATCGCCCCTCTTGACCTTGGCGATGACGGGAACGCCGGACATTTCTTCGATCATCTTGATATTGTCCTCTTCCATCGTGCCACCCTTCCAGTTATTGAGGATGACGCCCTTGACCGGAATACCGCGGGCCCTTGTGTATTCGATCGTCGTCACGACATG is a genomic window of Veillonellaceae bacterium containing:
- a CDS encoding diguanylate cyclase; this encodes MALYQNTYTLQDIDELSGCIKAFQEAHPSPAPYLSISIFTHWNDPALIQAMTDGLSKAFPRAAIAGLTTAGGIEDGQMNTGKTILSFMAFDESPVEVLHYDMKDMSIKDAAEKCFEVCKNMKDLRAVEILETQLTGNVEPFLDAISALPPSVSVFGGGADTDDLNQPSYIFDKEAIMNEGFVIVLFRGTVEVLTRSVLGWQPLGRQVTITAMDGNMVIKELDHRPAVNFYEKYLKIDPSVDFDKKTLSFPLVVEKDGVELARLPMSCRKDGSLVFNIALHVGDKLRMAYGDPNEIINGSRRVLGRIRDFGPQGMLLFSCVVRRYYLKDDVNQILSAYERITPAAGGYTRGEIDRIEGHVYTMNMNLVSAAFREETKDYQRTIAEISNDPSHIENDPALNLDDSLSTVQRLASFITVTSKELSDAYQKLAFVAGHDSLTDLLNRGRIEWVLRHLIEDTNKTHHTFSAIMIDIDSFKHINDTYGHGVGDEVLIRLADIMKNGVRPTDYAGRWGGDEFVILLPDTDIDQSEKVADRMRRNFAEADILPDGKTVTASFGVTTSYEGETLESFYRRMDSALYTAKGAGKNQVILLRSEKSTNK
- a CDS encoding endonuclease domain-containing protein gives rise to the protein MADFTPINREMKERAKAQRKTMTGMESNLWFRFLRKHQPRFRRKFVIGNYIADFYCSKAKLIIEVESKSRHSDLGLSYEKWNQRKSELQSNGVLRYSEADIFFNFDGVCKHIESITTERLKEFGHEAVISESQ
- the mdcA gene encoding malonate decarboxylase subunit alpha, whose amino-acid sequence is MLEIKPSTKNWNTRGEDTAARLKDGSAYAKGKIVAAEDTVKLLEAVLRPGDKVNIEGDNQKQADFLAKQLCAVDPTKIHDLHMIQSTLSIPEHLDVFEKGIAHKLDFAYAGSQGKRLAQMVQNGGVELGAIHTYLEMYSRYFIDLVPRVSLVTADAADAEGNIYTGFSTEDTPAIVEATKFNQGIVIFQVNKIVDKLPRVDIPADWVDYVIESPTPYMLNPLFTRDPAKITNERILKAMMAIKGIYAEYGVKVLNHGVGFDTAAVELILPTFAENLGLRGKICTHWVLNPHPTLIPAIETGWAQAIYSFGSEVGMEEYIKARSDIFAIGPDGTMRSNRAFAQAAGHYAADMFIGSTMQIDRFGNSSTATKNNVAGFGGAPNMGCDAKGRRHVTEAWKKAGEEVANRYELMGDRNRGKKLVVQMITTVSEKGFPGFVDQLDAVALQKNANLDLEPIMIYSDDLTHIVSEVGIAYLHKCHNMEERMNAIRAVAGKTEVGKLEDPEITKKLRKEGIVKLPEDLGVNPAEATRDLLAAKNMKDLVDWSGGLYDPPAKFRNW
- the madM gene encoding malonate transporter subunit MadM, which encodes MDIVAIATKLFNSNGMVFSFMLLGIIMYFAYKIGKLTHGRIHGSAIAIFFGLVLAYIGGVTTGGHKGIADVPLFAGMGLVGGAMFRDFAIVSTAFGADLAEIKKIGVRGVLSLFIGEFICLLAGFAVAYPMGYTDPIDLVTIGAGIATFVVGPVTGAALGASSEVIAISIAAGVVKSVLVMVVTPFVAKVLGLDNPQSAMAFGGIMGTTSGTAAGMAAVDPKLVPYAAMTATFYTGLGCLLFPSVFYFLTQMIFG
- the madL gene encoding malonate transporter subunit MadL, which codes for MIIYGVALLAGCFMVGNLIGDMLGVVLGVKANIGGVGFAMLFLIIISSWAQKKGLMKEPEEQGIKFWSAMYIPIVVAMSSIQNVAAALSGGVVAAAGGILAVAVGFLLIPVLAKKQPSAEVSAAKPEDKK
- a CDS encoding histidine kinase, which produces MEPNWIIGIQHVWFGISLFLLLLLMICRTTFFRQAITAKEFTRQQIGIFIILFSVIGLCGTYWNVRAGGGIINFRAVGILLGGFVGGPIVGTAVGTIVGIHRAFFINTDSAFIHGGLSIIQGIAAGFLSYRLKNHFHNLWFWSFLYSFILEFLFWIFFAFLTWPTTTTYPVNFFHLSLPIIATNTIAVSIFYLAMEFFIHQRDSEKTQTTKSTFNAVITLFSTLHDGFKSFSVARVTEIMTTSLPTLIWAAILYNDQIYTRTNYKDDADKNQGDAEIAILKLQHSLPDLPHLITLPVKYKGKVVGSIFAAKSKGDTFTKTGTEFLHGICHILESIYESEKLKEEENLLAEAEIRALQAQINPHFLYNTLNTISYYIRSDPETARKLIQYLSDYFRHSLNNPSKLIPLSEELHVIECYTELERARFGDRLQIEYDFPKDKLDDIMVPPLLLQPLVENAVVHGIFKRPEGGQIKAGLIEHKDHYKIYVYDTGVGIARAKRKRLLRDHKRRDHIGLINVHQRLMSLFGERSGLHIISREGRGTLVFTNIPKVTAEEEKGAFEPCKTYAYW
- a CDS encoding LytTR family DNA-binding domain-containing protein; protein product: MQDIRVLVADDEIPARGELKYELATIPGVQIVGECKNGKEVLDFLNVHPNVDILFLDIEMPFMNGLECAKEIQKRDYPVKIVFATGYSQFAVQAFDLEAFDYILKPYDEKRIQRTIKRYADGIELRENHRSPGEIINTSQRISLQTKDKTVMISPSKEIVIISTEKSDRSLFYTTSGIIESRMTLRDAEQLLAPHGFFRTHKGYIVNLSMIQELESQDNGTLLLTMNYFPKEKVPVSRHYIKDFKNTLHIS
- a CDS encoding IS3 family transposase produces the protein MESLCRLSKVSRAAYYGWLNHIKSGRELLREKVAQEVMKTHQEYPDMGYRRINDWIKKDDNININVSDSLVLRIMRILNIKSVIKYKTDGCTRNAKDPKYIFENLLNRDFDAGVSNARWMTDVTEFKYTTADGVLHKLYLSAIIDGHDRRIVSYVIGDRNNTALAFETMEKALKENPGEHPMIHTDRGFQYTSNGFHKIVEKAGLVHSMSRVGCCADNGLMEGFWGMLKRERYYTRKFTSRKAVVSMINGYIYFYNNKRIQRKLHLLAPMEVFNAAPMAA